From Symphalangus syndactylus isolate Jambi chromosome X, NHGRI_mSymSyn1-v2.1_pri, whole genome shotgun sequence, the proteins below share one genomic window:
- the PNMA6A gene encoding LOW QUALITY PROTEIN: paraneoplastic antigen-like protein 6A (The sequence of the model RefSeq protein was modified relative to this genomic sequence to represent the inferred CDS: inserted 2 bases in 2 codons; deleted 1 base in 1 codon), producing the protein MAVTMLQDWCRWMGVNARRALLILGIPEDCDDAEFQESLEAALWPMGHFTLLGKXFREEDHATAALVELDREVNYALVPREIPGTGGPWNVVFVPRCSGEEFLGLGGVFHFPEQEGQMVESVAGALGVGLRRVCWLRSIGQAVQPWVETVKYQSLGVFSGRDQPAPGEESFEVWLDHTTDMLHVWQGVSERERRRRLLEALRGTALQLVHALLAENSARTAQDCLXAMVQVFGDNESQATIRVKCLTAQQQSGERLSAFVLRLKVLLQKAMEKEALARASADRVRLRQMLTRAHLTEPLDEALRKLRMAGRSPSFLEMLGLVRESEAWEASLARSVRAQTEEGTGARAGAQVVARASTKVEAVPGGPGREPEGLLQAGGQKAEGLLQEGLKPVLEECDN; encoded by the exons ATGGCGGTGACGATGCTGCAGGACTGGTGCAGGTGGATGGGGGTCAACGCTCGTAGGGCCCTGCTCATCCTGGGCATCCCGGAGGACTGTGATGATGCCGAATTCCAAGAGTCCCTCGAGGCTGCCCTGTGGCCTATGGGACACTTTACACTGCTAGGCA TGTTTCGAGAGGAGGATCATGCCACCGCGGCCCTGGTCGAGCTCGACCGGGAAGTCAACTATGCTTTGGTCCCCAGGGAAATCCCCGGCACTGGGGGCCCGTGGAACGTGGTCTTTGTGCCCCGTTGCTCAGGCGAGGAGTTTCTCGGTCTCGGTGGTGTGTTCCACTTCCCGGAGCAAGAGGGGCAGATGGTGGAGAGCGTGGCCGGCGCCCTGGGCGTGGGGCTGCGCCGGGTGTGCTGGCTCCGATCCATCGGTCAGGCGGTCCAGCCCTGGGTGGAGACCGTGAAATACCAGAGCCTGGGCGTGTTTTCCGGGAGGGACCAGCCAGCCCCAGGGGAGGAGTCCTTTGAGGTCTGGCTAGACCACACCACCGACATGCTGCATGTGTGGCAGGGGGTCTcggaaagggagaggaggaggaggctgctggAAGCCTTGCGTGGGACCGCCCTGCAGCTCGTGCACGCGCTCCTGGCGGAGAACTCCGCCAGGACGGCACAGGACTGTC TGGCCATGGTCCAGGTGTTTGGAGACAACGAGTCCCAGGCGACCATCCGGGTGAAGTGTCTGACCGCTCAGCAGCAGTCAGGTGAGCGTCTCTCAGCTTTCGTGTTGCGGCTGAAAGTGCTGCTGCAGAAGGCCATGGAGAAGGAGGCCCTAGCCAGAGCATCCGCCGACCGCGTGCGCCTGAGGCAGATGCTCACCAGGGCCCACCTT ACTGAGCCTTTGGATGAAGCACTGAGGAAGCTGAGAATGGCCGGGAGGTCTCCAAGTTTCCTGGAGATGCTGGGGCTcgttcgggagtctgaggcatgggAGGCCAGTCTAGCCAGGAGCGTGAGAGCCCAGACAGAGGAAGGGACCGGTGCCCGGGCTGGTGCCCAGGTTGTTGCCAGAGCCAGCACTAAAGTAGAGGCGGTCCCAGGAGGTCCTGGCCGGGAGCCGGAGGGCCTCCTCCAGGCAGGAGGCCAGAAGGCTGAGGGGCTCCTCCAGGAAGGGCTCAAGCCGGTCCTGGAGGAATGTGATAACTAG